The Nocardioides sp. cx-173 genome segment CGCACCCCGCCGGTGGCGCGGCCCTTGGCGGGGTACTCGGTGAACGGCGTGACCTTCACCAGCCCCGGCTCGGTGCCGGGCAGCGCCGTGGAGGAGCCGGAGGCGGTGACCACGACCGAGTGCTCGGGGTCGTCGACGACGCCGAACCATGCGACCGCCTCGTCCCCGGCCAGCCGGACGCCGGCGATCCCGCCGCCGCCGCGCCCCTGGGGCCGGACGGCGTCGGCACCGAAGTGCAGGAGCTGGGCCGCGGTGGTGATGAAGCACAGCGTTTCGGCTCCGGTGCGCAGCTGCACCGCGCCGACGACCTCGTCGCCGTCCTCGAGGCGGATGACCTCCCACTCGTCCTTGCCCAGGACCTCGGGGTTGACCCGCTTGACGATGCCCTTGCGGGTGCCGAGCGCGAGACCGGGGCCGTCGGCGGTCAGGGTGCACAGCCCCAGCGCGCGCTCGCCCGGGCCGAGGGGCAGCACCTCGCTCAGCGGCAGCCCGCCCTGCAGGTTGGGGTCGTTGGCCGACGCGGGGATGGCGGGCAGGTCGAGCACGCCCAGGCGCAGCACGCGGCCGGCCGAGGTCAGCACGCCGATCTCCCCGCGGGCCGTCGTCGCCACCGCGGAGACCACCACGTCGTGGTTGGTGCGCGCGCCGCCGGAGCCGACCGGCTCGGCGCTCGAGGTGCGGGCGAGCAGGCCGCTGGCCGACATCAGCGCGAAGCACGGGTCGTCGGGCACCTCGAGGGAGACCGAGGCGGCGGTGACGGTCGTCCCGGCCGACTCGAGCAGGACGGTGCGGCGCGGGGTGCCGTAGGTCTTGGCGACCTCGGCCAGCTCGTCGCCGACGACCTTGCGCAGCAGCTTCTCGTCGCCCAGGATCGCGTCGAGCTCCTCGATCTCGCGGCGCAGCTCCTCCTGCTCCTTCTCCAGCTCGATCCGGCTGAAGCGCGTGAGCCGGCGCAGCTGCATCTCCAGGATGTAGTCGGTCTGCGCCACGGTCAGGTCGAAGACCGACATCAGCCGCTCCCGGGCGGTGGCGGTGTCGTCGCTGGTGCGGATGACCTGGATGACCTCGTCGATGTCGAGCAGCGCGACCAGCAGGCCGTCGACGAGGTGCAGGCGGTCGGCGCGCTTGTTGCGGCGGAACTGCGAGCGACGGCGTACGACGTCGTAGCGGTGCTGCAGGAAGACCTCGAGCATCTCCTTGAGCCCCAGCGTGCGGGGCTGTCCGTCGACGAGCGCGACGTTGTTGATGCCGAAGGAGTCCTCCATCGGGGTCTGGCGGTAGAGCTGCTCGAGCAGGGCCTCCGGCACGAAGCCGTTCTTGACCTCGATCACCAGGCGCAGCCCGTGCTCGCGGTCGGTGAGGTCCTTCATGTCGGAGATGCCCTGCAGCTTCTTGCCCTGCACCAGCGTCTTGATCCGCTCGATGACCTTCTCGGTGCCGACGCCGTAGGGCAGCTCGGTCACCACGATGCCCTTGCGGCGCCCGATGGTCTCGACGCGCGCGCTGGCGCGCATCTTGAACGTGCCCCGTCCGGTCTCGTAGGCGTCGCGGATGCCGTCGAGACCGACGATCTTGCCGCCGGTGGGCAGGTCGGGACCGGGGATGAACCGCATCAGGTCGTCGATGGTGGCCTTGGGGTGGGTGATCAGGTGACGCAGCGCCTGGACGACCTCGACCAGGTTGTGCGGGGCGCAGTTGGTGGCCATGCCGACGGCGATGCCGGTGGTGCCGTTGACGACCAGGTGCGGGATCGCGGCCGGCAGGACCGACGGCTCCATCTCGCGGGAGTCGTAGTTGGGCTTGAAGTCGACGGTGTCCTCGTCGATGGAGGCGGTCATCGCGACGGCGGCGGGCGCCATGCGGCACTCGGTGTAGCGCATGGCCGCGGGGGAGTCGTCCGGGGAGCCGAAGTTGCCGTGGCCGTCGACCGTGGGCAGGCGCAGCGAGAACGGCTGGGTCATGCGCACCAGGGCGTCGTAGATGGCGCCGTCGCCGTGGGGGTGCAGGCGACCCATCACCTCGCCGACCACACGGGCGCTCTTGACGTGCCCGCGGTCGGGGCGCAGGCCCATCTCGTTCATCGTGTACAGGATCCGGCGCTGGACCGGCTTGAGACCGTCGCGCGCGTCGGGCAGGGCCCGGGAGTAGATGACGGAGTAGGCGTACTCGAGGAACGAGGAGCGCATCTCGTCCCCGACGTCGATGTCGAGGATGTGCTCCTCGAAGTCGTCGGGGAGCGGGGGCTGGGGACTACGACGTGCCATGCGGGCATTGTCCCCCGCGTCTCGCGGCCACCTGGAGGTGGCACGCCGTACACCCGCGACGGGATAGATTGCGCAGCGTGAGCGCCGAGACGACCGAGGAGACGATCGTGGCGAGCGCGCCTCGTCACTGGGAGGCCGACGTCCTCCTGCGCGACGGGCGGACCGCGCACATCCGGCCCATCCAGCCGGAGGACGCCGACCTGCTGGTCGAGTTCTACGCGCGGGTCTCGGACCAGTCCAAGTACTACCGCTTCTTCAGCCCGATGCCGACGCTCTCGGAGCGCGACGTGAAGCGCTTCACCCGGGTCGACCACCAGAAGCGGGTGGCCCTGGTGCTCATGCTGCAGGGCCAGATGATCGCGGTGGGACGCTTCGACGTCGTCGCTCCCGGGGAGGCGGAGGTGGCCTTCCTGGTCGAGGACCGCCACCACGGCCGCGGGATCGCCCAGCTCCTCCTCGAGCACCTGGCGCAGGCCGGGCGCGAGCGCGGCGTCGAGCGGTTCACGGCCGAGGTGCTGCCCGACAACCACCGGATGATCCAGACCTTCCGCGACGCCGGCTACCGCATCGCCAGCGAGTACGAGGAGGGGGTCCTGATGCTGGAGTTCTCCATCGACCCCACCGAGACCGCCATCGGGGTCATGCGCGGGCGCGAGCACCGCGCGGAGGCCGCGTCGATCGAGCGGTTCTTCAACCCGCGCTCGGTCGCGGTCATCGGCGCCAGCCGCCGCCAGGACACGATCGGCCAGACGCTGGTGCGCAACCTCGTGACCGGCGACTTCACCGGCCGCGTGTACGTCGTCAACCAGAGCGCCTCGGCGGTCTCCGGGATGCCGGCGTACAAGTCGGTGGGGGAGATCCCCGACGACGTGGACGTCGCGATCGTCGCCGTGCCGGCCGACGCCGTCGAGGACGTCGTCCTGGACTGTGCCGCCAAGGGCGTGCACGGGCTGATCGTCGTGTCCTCGGGCTTCGCGGAGACCGGCGACGAGGGCCGCAAGCGCCAGCGCCGCCTCGTCGGTCTGTCCCGCTCCTACGGGCTGCGCCTGATCGGGCCCAACTGCCTGGGCGTCATCAACACCGACCCGGCGGTGTCGGTCAACGCGTCGCTGTCCTCGGTGATGCCGGCGCGCGGGCGCGCGGGGTTCTTCTGCCAGTCCGGTGCGCTCGGCTCGGCGATCCTGGAGAAGGTGAAGAACCGCGGCCTGGGGCTCTCCACGTTCGTCAGCGCCGGCAACCGCGCCGACGTGTCCGGCAACGACCTGCTGCAGTACTGGGAGGAGGACGACTCCACCGAGGTCGTCCTGCTCTACCTCGAGTCGATCGGAAACCCGCGCAAGTTCTCACGGATCGCCCGGCGGGTCTCGCTGCGCAAGCCGATCATCGCGGTGCGCTCCGGGCGCACCACCCAGGGCGTCCCGATGGGTCACTCGGTACGCCGGATCGCGGCGCCGCCCCAGGCGGTGGACGCGATGTTCCGCCAGGCCGGGGTGATCCAGGTGGACACGCTCGAGGAGATGTTCGACGTCGCCCAGCTGCTGGCCCACCAGCCGCTGCCGCGCGGTCGCCGGGTCGCGGTGGTGGGCAACTCCGACGCGCTCGGGCTGCTGGCCGTCGACGCCGCGGTCTCGGTGGGCCTGGTGGTCAACAAGTCGGTCGCCCTGGGCGCCGAGGCCACCGCCGACGACTTCGAGGACGCCCTCGACGCGGCCATCGACGACCCGGACATCGACTCGGTGATCGCGGTCTACATCCCGCCGCTCAACGTCTCCGGCGAGGACGTCGCCAACGTGCTGGCCGCCGTGGGCGAGCAGTCCGACAAGCCGCTGGTGTCCTCGTTCCTGGGCGCCGAGGGCGTGCCGGAGCTGCTGCGGGTGCCCGACGTGGCCGGCTCCACCGCCGGGCGCGGCTCGGTGCCGTCGTACCCAGCGGTCGAGGCGGCGGTGCGCGCCCTCGCCCGGGTCGTCGACTACGCCGTGTGGCTGCGCACCCCCGACGGGTCCGTGCCCGACCCCGCCGAGGTCGACCTGGCCGGCGCCCGTCGCCTGGTCACCGAGGCGCTCGCCGCGCACCCCGAGGGGGTGGCCCTCGAGACGGAGCAGACCGCCGAGCTGCTGGCGGCCTACGGCATCGACCTGTGGGAGTGCCGCCGGGTCGCCACCCTGAGCGAGGCGCAGGCCGCGGGGCACGAGCTCGGCTGGGACGTCGTGCTCAAGGCCACCTCGCACCCGCTGCGCGAGCGCCCCGACCTCGCGCACGTGTGGCGCAACATCGACAACCGTGACGAGATGCTGGATGCCTGGACCACGCTCACCGAGCTGGTCGGGGACCCGGCGTCGGCCGGCTTCGTGGTGCAGAGGAACGCCCCTCCCGGCGTCCCGGTGTCCATCCGCAGCATCGAGGACCCGCTCTTCGGTCCGGTCGTGTCGTTCGGCATCTCGGGCCCGATCATCGAGCTGCTGGCCGACAAGTCGTACCGGATCCCGCCCCTGGGCGTGCGCGATGCCGCCTCGATGGTGCGCGAGATCAAGAGCTCGCCGATGCTCTTCGGCTACCGCGGCGCCGACGTGGTCGATGTCGAGGAGATCGAGCGGCTGATCTCCCGCGTCGCCCAGCTGCAGAACGACCTGCCGCAGGTCAGCGCGTTGGAGCTGGCCCTGGTCCTGGTCGGCACGTCGGGGGCTAGCGTCCTCACCGCCACCGCGCGGGTGGACCCGGTGACCGACCCGCGCTCGGACCTCTTCGTCCGGCGGATGCCCGAGCTGCCCGGCGACACCGTGGCCAGCTGACCCCTCGTGACAGACTGACCGCATGCGCAGCACCCGCACCGAAGACCGCGACCACACCCTGGAGCTCCGCGAGGCCATCGACCGCACGGGCTACTACCCCGAGGTCGTGGCGGACGGCGTCGAGGCGGCGGTCGCGGGGGAGCACGTGGTGTCCTTCTACGTCCACCACGAGCCGACGTTCGAGCGCGACGAGGTACGCCGCCACCAGAGCGTCATCGTGCTGACGCCCTCGCGGCTGATCCTCGCTCACACCGACGAGCACGCCGGCGACGACCTGCTGCCCGAGCCCTACACGTCCACCTCCACCGAGGCGATCGCGCTCTCGGCGGTGAAGTCCGTCGTGGTCACCCGGATGACGGCCAACCCGACCTCGGGCCCGACGCCTCCGGCCGAGGCCGTCATGACCATCGGCTGGGGCGGCGTCAGCCGCATCGACCTGGAGCCGGCCGGCTGCGCGGACCCCGACTGCGACGCCGACCACGGCTACACCGGCGTCCTGGCCTCCGACGACTTCTCGCTGCGCGTCAGCGCCGCCGCCGACGGCGGCGAGGCGGTCGCCGGCCTGCTCTCCTTCGCCGAGTCCCTGTCCGCGCGCACCCACGCCGGGTGAGCGCGTTCCACGAGCCGGCCTACGGCCAGCGCTCGCTGGGCGACGTCGTCCCGGCCGTGGCGGCCGCGCTCGGCGTGCCGCACGCCGCGGAGCCGACCGGGCTGGTGCTGCCCGACGCCGCGTCGTACGTGGTGTTCCTGATCGACGGCCTCGGCGCCCGCCTGCTCGAGCGCTACGCGCACGCCGCGCCGTACCTCTCGAGCCTGCTGGCCGGCCAGGAGCCGGCGACCGCGGGCGTCCCCTCGACGACGGCCACGAGCCTCACCTCGCTCGGCACCGGCCTCGGTCCCGGGGCGCACGGCCTGGTGGGGTTCACCTCGCGCGTGCCGGGCACCGGTCGCCTGCTCAACGCGCTGGCGTGGGACCAGGACGTCGACCCGCGCGAGTGGCAGCCGCACCAGACGGCGTTCGGGCGGCTGCAGGCGGCCGGCGTGCCGGTCACGACCGTCAACAAGCGCGAGTTCCGCGACAGCGGGCTGACCGTCGCCGCCCACCGGGGCTCGGAGTACGTCGGCGCCGACAAGGTGGGGGAGCGGATCGCCGCGGCGGTCGCGGCCTGCGCGGTGCGGCCGTCGCTGACCTACCTCTACGACGGCGACCTCGACTGGACCGGTCACCGCTGGGGCGTGCGGTCGAGCCAGTGGCTGATGCAGCTGTCGATGATCGACGCCGAGGCCGAGCAGCTGCGGGAGGCGCTGCCCGGCCACACCCGGCTGCTGGTCCTCGCCGACCACGGCATGGTGGACTCGCCGACCGAGGACCGCACCGACGTCGACGAGCACCTCGAGCTGCGCGACGGGGTGGCGCTGCTCGGCGGCGAGGCGCGCTTCCGGCACCTGTACTGCCAGCGCGGCGCCGTGGACGACGTGGTCGGCACCTGGCGCGAGCACCTCGGCGACCGCGCGGAGGTGCTGACCCGCGACAGCGCCATCGCCCGCGGCTGGTTCGGGCCGGTCGCCCCGCTGGTGCTGCCCCGCCTCGGCGACGTCGTCGTCGCCAGCCGGGGCGAGCACGCCGTCATGTCGTCGGTCGACTTCGCCTACGAGACCACGCTGGTCGGCCTGCACGGCTCCCTGACCGAGGACGAGATGCTGATCCCGCTCGTCGTCGACTGAGCCGTCGCGCAGCTCAGTCCCGGCTCGCGTCCACCTGTGCGGTGAAGTCGAGCAGGGTGTCGGCGAGCGCCTGGGGTGCCTCCTGGGCGACCAGGTGCCCGACTCCCGGGAGGTGCGCCGTGGAGAGCCCGGCCGCGCGGACCTGCCGGAACGTGGCCTCGGTGAAGGGGCTGCTGACGGCGTCGACGGCCAGGACCGGCACGGTGAGCGGGGCGGCCTCGGCCAGCGCCCTGGTGCGACCGGCGTCGGCGAACAGCGACCGGTAGAGCCCGGCGGTCCCGCGCCAGGCGTTCGGGCGGGTGTAGGTCCGCTCGTACTCCGCGGCGTCGGCCTCGGTCACGACGCCGGGGACGGTCATGACCGACCAGGCCCAGTCGAGGACCTCACGCTCGTGGCCCGGGAGCAGCATCTCGGGGATGCCCGGCGCCCCGAGCATCCCGGCGTGCCAGGATCCCCCGTGGTTGACGTCGGCGAGCGACTCGAGCCCGAAGCCGGCCAGGGTGGTCTCGACCGCCACCAGGCTGGCTACGTCGTCCGGGTGGCGGGCCGCGAGCTGGAAGCCGACCCCACCGCTGATGTCCTGGACCAGGAGGTGGACCGGCCCGACCCCGAGGTGCCGCACGAGCTGGTGCAGGTCCTCGACGAACTCCGCCTCCTCGTAGCTCCCCTCGGCGTTGCCCGAGTCGCCGAACCCGCGCAGGTCGACGGCGCTCACGCGGTGTGCGGGGGCCAGCATCGGGATCAGCCGGTGGAACGTCCACCAGGTCTCCGGCCAGCCGTGCACCAGCAGGATCGGCGATCCGGCGGAGCCGGCGGAGACGTGGTGCAGGCGCGTCCCGTTGAGGTCGGTGAGGTGGTGGGTCACCTCGGGGATGGTCGCGCCGGGAGCGGCGGTGGGGGGCATGGGGACTCCAGCAGGACTAGACAACGTGGTTGTCCTTCACGATAGACAACACGGTTGTCTTATTCAAGGTGGATCGTATGCTCTGCCGCATGTCCCGATCCGGCGCCGACCTCGCGCTGCTCCTGCTGGGCGGCTTCCGGGCGCTGGCCGACCAGGCGACCGAGGAGCTGGCGGCCCGGGGCTATGAGGACGTCCGTCCGGTCCACGACTTCGCCCTCCAGGCGATCCTGTCCGGCGCCGACACCGCCTCCGAGCTCGGCCGGCGGATGTCGGTCACCAAGCAGGCGGCGGCCAAGACGCTCGCGGTCCTGGAGGAGCGGGGGTACGTCGTGCGGGAGCCCGACCCGGCCGACCGGCGGCGCCTGAGCCTGCACGTCACCGAGCGCGGCCTGGCCATGCTGCGCGAGGGCGAGGCGATCTTCGACGAGCTCCGCGCGCGGTGGGAGGCCCAGGTCGGCGCCGGCACGCTCGGCGAGGTCGAGCGCGCGCTGCGTCAGCTGCTGGGCACCCAGACCGTCCGCCTCGACTCGCCCGGCTGGGCCGCGCAGGGGCTCGAGTGGTAGCCGCCGCTCAGCCGAAAGGCAGCGGCTCCGCTGCCAGGCTCACGGCGTGCGCGCGGGCGGCCGTCAGCCGGCGCCGGTGGTGCTGGCGGCACAGGACCTCGTAGGACACCTCGGCCGGCTCCCCGGCGACGGCCTCCTCCGGCTGCTCGACGTCGCCGACGACGATGACGTCGCCCTCGACGACCATGACTCCGTCCTCGGTGCGGGCGTTGTGGGTGGCCCGCTTGCCGCACCAGCACAGGGTCTCGACCTGGAGCACGTTCATTCGGTCGGCCAGCTCGACGAGGCGGGCGCTGCCCTCGAACAACGCGGTGCGGAAGTCGGTGAGGATCCCGAACGCGAAGACGTCGATCTGCAGCTCGTCGACGATCTTGGCGAGCTGGTCGACCTGGGAGCGGGTGTAGAACTGGGCCTCGTCGCAGATCAGGTAGTCGATCCGGCCGCCCTGGGTGAGCGCGTCCACGACATAGCGCCAGAAGTCGAAGTCCCGCGCCACCTCGATGGCCTCGTGGGCCAGGCCCAGGCGGCTCGAGAGCGTGGCCGCGCCGGCGCGGTCCAGGGTGCTGAAGATCCGCCCCTGCCGACCGCGTACCGCGTGGTTGTGGTTGGTCTGGAGCGCCAACGTGCTCTTGCCCGAGTCCATGGTCCCGGTGAAGAAGTGCAGTTCCGCCACGCGGCGCATCCTGTCACGCGGGCGGGGCGGTGATCTCCCACAGGTGCCCATCGGGGTCCGCGAACGTCCCGGTGTAGCCCCAGGGCTGCTGCACGGCGGCGCTCACCACCTCGCCGCCGGCGGCCGCGACGTCCGCGAGGAGGGCGTCGACGGCGGCCTGCGAGTCCACGGCCAGGCTCACGAGGCACTCCACGGTGCCGCGCGGTGCCGTCGTACGGCCTGCCGTGACCCAGCCGAACCCCCCGGTCGGGATGAGCATGACGTGCAGCCCGTCGTTCACGGCCACCTGCAGCGGCTCAGGGACGCCGTCGTCGGCGGGCTCGCCCGGGGTGGCGAACCCGAGGGCGGTGAAGAAGGCGTGTGCCCGCGGACGGTCCTCGGTGGGCACGGACAGGGTGACTCGGTGGGTGCTCATGGAGACCGGACCGTCGGTGGCGCCCCGAATCATCGGACCCGGCACGATGGGCCCATGACCTCCCCGCTGATCTCGACCTTGGAGCTGCAGGCCCGGCTGGGCGACAGGCCGGGGGACCTGACCCTGCTCGACGTCCGCTACCGCCTGGGCGGGCCCTCCGGCCCCGAGGAGTACGCCGCCGGCCACCTGCCCGGCGCCGTCTACGTCGACCTCGACACCGTCCTCGCTTCGCCGGCGGGCAGCGGCGGGCGGCACCCGCTGCCGGACCCGGACGCCTTCGAGGCGGCGATGCGCGGCCTCGGCGTCCGCGACGACCGACCCGTCGTCGTCTACGACGACTGGTCGGCGCACGCCGCGGGACGGGCCTGGTGGCTGCTGAGGTTCCACGGGCACCCGGACGTGCGGGTGCTCGACGGCGGGCTGGCGGCCTGGGTCGCCGACGGGGGAGAGGTGGAGACCGGCCCGGTGTCGCCGGTCCCCGGCGACTTCACCCGCTCGGAGCAGCCCGCGATGGCGGCGGTGGCCGCCGACGCAGTGCTCGGCGTCGACGTCCTGGTCGACGCCCGGGCGGCCGAGCGCTACCGCGGCGAGGTGGAGCCGATCGACCCGGTCGCCGGGCACATCCCCGGGGCCGTCAACGTCCCGACGTCGCGCAACCTCACCCCGGACGGGCGCTTCCGCAGTCCCGAGGAGTTGCGTGCGATCTACGCCGCGGTCGGCGCAGTCCCGGGCGCCGACGTGGCGGCGTACTGCGGCTCCGGCGTCACCGCCACCCACGACCTGATCGCGATGGAGGTCGCCGGCATCCGCGCCGCCCTCTACCCCGGCAGCTGGAGCGGCTGGGTCACCGACCCCACGCGTCCGGTCGAGCGCTCGGCCTCCCGGTAGCCGGGGACGTGAGCGGGCTCACGGGGCGGCCACCTATTTGGGCGAGGTCCCGGCGAGGGTGGCGGGGCACCGGAGAAGCACCACGGCGAGCAGCGCATGGGGGGCCACCGACCCGTCGAAGACGGGCACTGTCAGGCGCTTCGCCGTTCCTTTGAAGGGGAACACATGTCGACCACCACCAGCAACCACGTGCACCAGGCAGAGCGCACCACGGGCACGCGCCGGGTCAGCACCGAGACCAAGGCATCGTTCAAGACGACCGAGCTGATCGCCTACGTCGCGGCCGTCCTCGGAGTCCTCATCGCCTCCGCCGTCGTCGACGTCACCGACTTCGGGGCGCAGGAGGCGTGGTTCTACGTCACCCTGCTCACCATCGGCTACATGGTGAGCCGCGGCCTGGCCAAGTCCGGCAGCCGCGACTTCTACGACGACAACCAGCGCGACCACTGACCGTCGCTGTGCGGCCCCGGCTCCTCGTCCTCGAGGGGCCGGGGCCGTTCGCTGCCTGACCCCCTAGGAGCCCACGATGTTCTTGTTCTTCAACAACCGCCTGGGCTGCGCCGGCTCGCTGCTGGTGTCGCTCGCCCTCAGCGCCGTGCTGTTCCTGGTTCTCGTGCTCATCAACCGCTGACCCGTCCCAAAGTATGTGACGGGTCAGCGGTGGGCCGGGGCTACTGGTCGCTGCCGCCGAACATGATCTCGTCCCAGCTCGGGACCGAGGCGCGGCCGCGCTTCTTGGGCTTGCGGCTAGGCGGCTCGTCGGCGGCGGGGCCCGCCTCCGGCTCGTGGGCGACGGCGGCCTCGGCGGCCTGCTCGCGCAACGCCGGGTCGTCGGATGCGGGGGAGTCGTCGAGGAACGCCTCGACCGGTGTCTCGGAGCCGAGCGCGGCCGGCTCGTCGTCCTTGAGCAGCTCCAGCACGTCGTCGCCGAGCGGCAGCTCGTCGGCGGGTACGGCGCTCAGGCGGCGCGAGCGGGCCTGCCGCAGGTCGTCGCGGGGCTCCGCGGCGGCGGGCGTCTCCGCGACCGCCTCGCCGACGAGCCAGCGCGCGTCCTCGTTGTCCAGGAGCACGTAGCTGCCGGGGACGTCGTAGGTGAGCTCTGCGGTGCCGCTGCGG includes the following:
- a CDS encoding DNA gyrase/topoisomerase IV subunit A, with amino-acid sequence MARRSPQPPLPDDFEEHILDIDVGDEMRSSFLEYAYSVIYSRALPDARDGLKPVQRRILYTMNEMGLRPDRGHVKSARVVGEVMGRLHPHGDGAIYDALVRMTQPFSLRLPTVDGHGNFGSPDDSPAAMRYTECRMAPAAVAMTASIDEDTVDFKPNYDSREMEPSVLPAAIPHLVVNGTTGIAVGMATNCAPHNLVEVVQALRHLITHPKATIDDLMRFIPGPDLPTGGKIVGLDGIRDAYETGRGTFKMRASARVETIGRRKGIVVTELPYGVGTEKVIERIKTLVQGKKLQGISDMKDLTDREHGLRLVIEVKNGFVPEALLEQLYRQTPMEDSFGINNVALVDGQPRTLGLKEMLEVFLQHRYDVVRRRSQFRRNKRADRLHLVDGLLVALLDIDEVIQVIRTSDDTATARERLMSVFDLTVAQTDYILEMQLRRLTRFSRIELEKEQEELRREIEELDAILGDEKLLRKVVGDELAEVAKTYGTPRRTVLLESAGTTVTAASVSLEVPDDPCFALMSASGLLARTSSAEPVGSGGARTNHDVVVSAVATTARGEIGVLTSAGRVLRLGVLDLPAIPASANDPNLQGGLPLSEVLPLGPGERALGLCTLTADGPGLALGTRKGIVKRVNPEVLGKDEWEVIRLEDGDEVVGAVQLRTGAETLCFITTAAQLLHFGADAVRPQGRGGGGIAGVRLAGDEAVAWFGVVDDPEHSVVVTASGSSTALPGTEPGLVKVTPFTEYPAKGRATGGVRCHRFLKGEDTLVFAWAGVAPARAAAASGAPVELPEANGRRDGSGLPGSQPIAACAGPLSARIGVPADSDVEG
- a CDS encoding bifunctional acetate--CoA ligase family protein/GNAT family N-acetyltransferase; this encodes MSAETTEETIVASAPRHWEADVLLRDGRTAHIRPIQPEDADLLVEFYARVSDQSKYYRFFSPMPTLSERDVKRFTRVDHQKRVALVLMLQGQMIAVGRFDVVAPGEAEVAFLVEDRHHGRGIAQLLLEHLAQAGRERGVERFTAEVLPDNHRMIQTFRDAGYRIASEYEEGVLMLEFSIDPTETAIGVMRGREHRAEAASIERFFNPRSVAVIGASRRQDTIGQTLVRNLVTGDFTGRVYVVNQSASAVSGMPAYKSVGEIPDDVDVAIVAVPADAVEDVVLDCAAKGVHGLIVVSSGFAETGDEGRKRQRRLVGLSRSYGLRLIGPNCLGVINTDPAVSVNASLSSVMPARGRAGFFCQSGALGSAILEKVKNRGLGLSTFVSAGNRADVSGNDLLQYWEEDDSTEVVLLYLESIGNPRKFSRIARRVSLRKPIIAVRSGRTTQGVPMGHSVRRIAAPPQAVDAMFRQAGVIQVDTLEEMFDVAQLLAHQPLPRGRRVAVVGNSDALGLLAVDAAVSVGLVVNKSVALGAEATADDFEDALDAAIDDPDIDSVIAVYIPPLNVSGEDVANVLAAVGEQSDKPLVSSFLGAEGVPELLRVPDVAGSTAGRGSVPSYPAVEAAVRALARVVDYAVWLRTPDGSVPDPAEVDLAGARRLVTEALAAHPEGVALETEQTAELLAAYGIDLWECRRVATLSEAQAAGHELGWDVVLKATSHPLRERPDLAHVWRNIDNRDEMLDAWTTLTELVGDPASAGFVVQRNAPPGVPVSIRSIEDPLFGPVVSFGISGPIIELLADKSYRIPPLGVRDAASMVREIKSSPMLFGYRGADVVDVEEIERLISRVAQLQNDLPQVSALELALVLVGTSGASVLTATARVDPVTDPRSDLFVRRMPELPGDTVAS
- a CDS encoding DUF5998 family protein; the protein is MRSTRTEDRDHTLELREAIDRTGYYPEVVADGVEAAVAGEHVVSFYVHHEPTFERDEVRRHQSVIVLTPSRLILAHTDEHAGDDLLPEPYTSTSTEAIALSAVKSVVVTRMTANPTSGPTPPAEAVMTIGWGGVSRIDLEPAGCADPDCDADHGYTGVLASDDFSLRVSAAADGGEAVAGLLSFAESLSARTHAG
- a CDS encoding alkaline phosphatase family protein: MSAFHEPAYGQRSLGDVVPAVAAALGVPHAAEPTGLVLPDAASYVVFLIDGLGARLLERYAHAAPYLSSLLAGQEPATAGVPSTTATSLTSLGTGLGPGAHGLVGFTSRVPGTGRLLNALAWDQDVDPREWQPHQTAFGRLQAAGVPVTTVNKREFRDSGLTVAAHRGSEYVGADKVGERIAAAVAACAVRPSLTYLYDGDLDWTGHRWGVRSSQWLMQLSMIDAEAEQLREALPGHTRLLVLADHGMVDSPTEDRTDVDEHLELRDGVALLGGEARFRHLYCQRGAVDDVVGTWREHLGDRAEVLTRDSAIARGWFGPVAPLVLPRLGDVVVASRGEHAVMSSVDFAYETTLVGLHGSLTEDEMLIPLVVD
- a CDS encoding alpha/beta fold hydrolase, whose product is MPPTAAPGATIPEVTHHLTDLNGTRLHHVSAGSAGSPILLVHGWPETWWTFHRLIPMLAPAHRVSAVDLRGFGDSGNAEGSYEEAEFVEDLHQLVRHLGVGPVHLLVQDISGGVGFQLAARHPDDVASLVAVETTLAGFGLESLADVNHGGSWHAGMLGAPGIPEMLLPGHEREVLDWAWSVMTVPGVVTEADAAEYERTYTRPNAWRGTAGLYRSLFADAGRTRALAEAAPLTVPVLAVDAVSSPFTEATFRQVRAAGLSTAHLPGVGHLVAQEAPQALADTLLDFTAQVDASRD
- a CDS encoding MarR family winged helix-turn-helix transcriptional regulator; this encodes MSRSGADLALLLLGGFRALADQATEELAARGYEDVRPVHDFALQAILSGADTASELGRRMSVTKQAAAKTLAVLEERGYVVREPDPADRRRLSLHVTERGLAMLREGEAIFDELRARWEAQVGAGTLGEVERALRQLLGTQTVRLDSPGWAAQGLEW
- a CDS encoding thymidine kinase translates to MAELHFFTGTMDSGKSTLALQTNHNHAVRGRQGRIFSTLDRAGAATLSSRLGLAHEAIEVARDFDFWRYVVDALTQGGRIDYLICDEAQFYTRSQVDQLAKIVDELQIDVFAFGILTDFRTALFEGSARLVELADRMNVLQVETLCWCGKRATHNARTEDGVMVVEGDVIVVGDVEQPEEAVAGEPAEVSYEVLCRQHHRRRLTAARAHAVSLAAEPLPFG
- a CDS encoding VOC family protein codes for the protein MSTHRVTLSVPTEDRPRAHAFFTALGFATPGEPADDGVPEPLQVAVNDGLHVMLIPTGGFGWVTAGRTTAPRGTVECLVSLAVDSQAAVDALLADVAAAGGEVVSAAVQQPWGYTGTFADPDGHLWEITAPPA
- a CDS encoding sulfurtransferase, producing MTSPLISTLELQARLGDRPGDLTLLDVRYRLGGPSGPEEYAAGHLPGAVYVDLDTVLASPAGSGGRHPLPDPDAFEAAMRGLGVRDDRPVVVYDDWSAHAAGRAWWLLRFHGHPDVRVLDGGLAAWVADGGEVETGPVSPVPGDFTRSEQPAMAAVAADAVLGVDVLVDARAAERYRGEVEPIDPVAGHIPGAVNVPTSRNLTPDGRFRSPEELRAIYAAVGAVPGADVAAYCGSGVTATHDLIAMEVAGIRAALYPGSWSGWVTDPTRPVERSASR